The Streptomyces sp. Mut1 genome window below encodes:
- a CDS encoding MBL fold metallo-hydrolase, translating into MPVEITWWGHATCTIEDSGVRFLTDPLFVRRFAHLRRRRGALPGPDAAVADVVLISHLHSDHLHLPSLARVAPGARLIVPRGSVRAVPGLRMLRRVRGLRITEVVAGDEVRVGEVRVRAVPALHDGRRLPLGPHRSPALGYVVEGAARTYFAGDTGLFDDMAEAVGPVDVALLPVGGWGPYLGHEHLDAGRAAEALARLEPRSAVPVHYGTYWPIGMDGIRPHEFHAPGEEFERKAALRAPGVVVHRLAHGERVRPEGSG; encoded by the coding sequence GTGCCGGTGGAGATCACCTGGTGGGGTCATGCCACGTGCACGATCGAGGACTCCGGGGTGCGCTTCCTGACCGATCCGCTCTTCGTACGGCGCTTCGCGCATCTGCGGCGCCGCCGTGGTGCGCTGCCCGGCCCGGACGCGGCCGTCGCCGACGTGGTCCTGATCTCGCATCTGCACTCCGACCATCTGCATCTGCCGTCGCTGGCGCGGGTCGCCCCGGGGGCCAGGCTGATCGTGCCGCGCGGCTCGGTGCGGGCCGTTCCGGGGCTGCGGATGCTGCGCAGGGTGCGCGGTCTGCGGATCACCGAGGTCGTGGCGGGCGACGAGGTGCGCGTGGGCGAGGTGCGGGTACGGGCCGTGCCGGCGCTGCACGACGGCCGGCGCCTTCCGCTGGGCCCGCACCGCTCCCCCGCCCTGGGGTACGTGGTGGAGGGCGCCGCCCGCACGTATTTCGCCGGGGACACCGGGCTCTTCGACGACATGGCGGAGGCGGTCGGCCCGGTGGACGTGGCCCTGCTCCCGGTCGGCGGCTGGGGCCCGTATCTCGGCCACGAGCACCTGGACGCGGGGCGCGCGGCGGAGGCGCTGGCCCGTCTTGAGCCGCGCTCGGCGGTACCGGTGCATTACGGGACGTACTGGCCGATCGGGATGGACGGCATCCGGCCGCACGAGTTCCACGCCCCGGGCGAGGAGTTCGAGCGGAAGGCGGCGCTGCGGGCGCCCGGGGTCGTGGTGCACCGGCTGGCGCACGGGGAGCGCGTGCGGCCGGAGGGCTCCGGGTGA
- a CDS encoding alkaline phosphatase family protein — protein sequence MRVIAVWAVSTLTMLALAGILPDFRLQSADGDTVTKTAFTAAWGAGAFGLLSALVWPVLVRALLIVPALVLGMLVFFLNGSLLLIALRLIPDGRGAAAPETAVVVAAVMSAVASATSTALAVRDDDAYRRRLSRLADRHRRRSGTGDARGGPPGTVFIQLDGVGHDALVRAAAEGLMPTVAHWLADSEGHRLTPWRTDWSSQTGASQLGILHGSNHDVPAFRWYEKESGVVMVSSKPASALEMQRRAVARTRDGGLLALDGASRGNLFSGGAGQLALVLSMAARLGKGRRSRAGYFAYFSDPANAVRTAGSFVAEVCREIAQSTRSRLRKETPRIKRGGLYPFIRAFATVVERDVVVAAVMGDMFAGRTAVYADLVAYDEVAHHSGPRSRDAEKVLARLDRSLALIDKVAEHTPRTYRIVLLSDHGQSPGDTFAGVYGLTLKDLVRAGSGLPVPRRAQRTRSASEARDAVRIALHRPVAEGQEEHVAKPSDPIVLASGNLGLISFPDIQGRASLEQLESRHPALLSTLANHPGIGFLLVRSERHGSVVLARDGVRVPVADLADGHGPLAPFGPGAADAVRRTDTFPHVADVMVNSMYDPATGTVHAFEEQIGSHGGLGGEQSRPFLLWPRSMTDPLDALADEDGDRPDALVGAEAVHRVLRCWLSEASGPQLPVRADGAPGTGAGRWTRRGRARRGQGEGSGTGAHP from the coding sequence ATGCGAGTGATCGCGGTCTGGGCCGTCTCGACGCTCACCATGCTGGCGCTCGCGGGCATCCTCCCGGACTTCCGGCTCCAGTCGGCCGACGGCGACACCGTCACCAAGACCGCGTTCACCGCGGCCTGGGGCGCGGGCGCCTTCGGGCTGCTCTCCGCGCTGGTCTGGCCGGTGCTCGTACGGGCCCTGCTCATCGTGCCGGCCCTCGTGCTCGGCATGCTCGTCTTCTTCCTCAACGGTTCGCTGCTGCTGATCGCGCTGCGGCTCATCCCGGACGGGCGGGGCGCCGCCGCCCCGGAGACCGCCGTCGTCGTCGCGGCCGTGATGTCCGCGGTCGCCTCCGCGACCTCCACCGCCCTCGCCGTCCGCGACGACGACGCCTACCGCCGCCGGCTCTCCCGGCTGGCCGACCGGCACCGCCGGCGCAGCGGCACGGGCGACGCCCGCGGGGGCCCGCCGGGCACCGTCTTCATCCAGCTGGACGGGGTCGGCCACGACGCCCTGGTGCGGGCCGCCGCCGAGGGCCTGATGCCGACCGTCGCGCACTGGCTGGCCGACAGCGAGGGGCACCGCCTCACTCCCTGGCGCACGGACTGGTCCAGCCAGACCGGCGCGAGCCAGCTCGGCATCCTGCACGGCAGCAACCACGACGTCCCCGCCTTCCGCTGGTACGAGAAGGAGTCCGGCGTCGTGATGGTCTCCAGCAAACCGGCGAGCGCCCTGGAGATGCAGCGCCGGGCCGTCGCCCGCACCCGGGACGGCGGACTCCTCGCGCTCGACGGGGCCAGCCGGGGCAACCTCTTCAGCGGCGGCGCGGGCCAGCTCGCGCTCGTCCTGTCGATGGCCGCCAGACTCGGCAAGGGCCGCCGGTCCCGGGCCGGGTACTTCGCCTACTTCTCCGACCCGGCCAACGCCGTCCGCACCGCCGGCTCCTTCGTCGCGGAGGTCTGCCGGGAGATCGCCCAGTCGACCCGCTCCCGCCTCCGCAAGGAGACGCCCCGCATCAAGCGCGGCGGGCTGTACCCCTTCATCCGCGCCTTCGCGACCGTCGTCGAACGCGATGTGGTGGTCGCCGCCGTCATGGGCGACATGTTCGCCGGGCGCACCGCGGTCTACGCCGACCTGGTGGCGTACGACGAGGTGGCGCACCACTCGGGGCCGCGCAGCCGGGACGCCGAGAAGGTCCTCGCACGCCTCGACCGGTCGCTCGCCCTGATCGACAAGGTCGCCGAGCACACCCCGCGCACCTACCGGATCGTGCTCCTGTCCGACCACGGCCAGAGCCCCGGGGACACCTTCGCGGGGGTGTACGGGCTGACCCTCAAGGACCTGGTGCGGGCGGGCAGTGGACTGCCGGTGCCCCGAAGGGCGCAGCGCACCCGCAGCGCCTCCGAGGCCCGCGACGCGGTCCGGATCGCACTGCACCGGCCGGTCGCCGAGGGCCAGGAGGAGCACGTCGCGAAGCCCTCCGACCCGATAGTCCTCGCCTCCGGGAACCTCGGTCTGATCTCCTTCCCCGACATCCAGGGACGCGCGTCCCTGGAACAGCTGGAAAGCCGCCACCCCGCCCTGCTCTCCACGCTCGCCAACCACCCCGGCATCGGCTTCCTGCTCGTCCGCAGCGAACGGCACGGCTCCGTGGTACTGGCCCGTGACGGGGTGCGGGTGCCCGTCGCGGACCTGGCCGACGGCCACGGGCCGCTGGCCCCGTTCGGTCCCGGGGCGGCGGACGCGGTCCGGCGCACGGACACCTTCCCGCACGTCGCCGATGTGATGGTCAACTCCATGTACGACCCCGCCACCGGCACCGTGCACGCCTTCGAGGAGCAGATCGGCTCGCACGGCGGCCTGGGCGGCGAGCAGTCCCGGCCGTTCCTGCTGTGGCCGCGCTCCATGACGGACCCGCTGGACGCCCTCGCGGACGAGGACGGCGACCGGCCGGACGCACTCGTCGGCGCCGAGGCCGTCCACCGGGTCCTGCGGTGCTGGCTGAGCGAGGCTTCGGGGCCCCAGCTGCCGGTGCGGGCGGACGGAGCGCCGGGCACCGGGGCCGGCCGGTGGACCCGGCGCGGGCGGGCCCGGCGCGGACAGGGCGAGGGCTCCGGGACGGGCGCACACCCCTGA
- a CDS encoding LacI family DNA-binding transcriptional regulator — MTADAPPPARPVTLEDVAGVAGVSRATVSRVINGATTVDPVMRRMVEAAVDATGYVPNRAARSLVTRRTDSIALVVSERERRTVPEPFVGRMFSDPYFGRVVAGLLEVLRPAGIQLVLMLADDRESRDQLLSYLRHGHVDGVVLISSHADDPLPGLLHGTRLPAVLAGQPLRPTPLTYVEADQRAGAQLAADHLASLGRRRIGTVSGPQDMPASQARLAGFLDALAAHGIRDVATAEGDFTHAGGAAAMRRLLADRPDLDAVFIASDLMALGAVPVLLRAGKDVPGDVALVGFDDSSAAMACDPPLTTVRQPVEEMSAEMARLLLKQIGKPGDPAPSVIFHPTLVRRQSA; from the coding sequence ATGACTGCCGACGCCCCGCCGCCCGCCCGTCCCGTCACCCTGGAGGACGTCGCCGGGGTGGCCGGGGTGTCACGGGCGACCGTGTCCCGGGTGATCAACGGGGCGACCACCGTCGACCCGGTGATGCGGCGGATGGTGGAGGCGGCGGTGGACGCCACGGGTTACGTGCCCAACCGCGCGGCCCGTTCGCTGGTGACCCGGCGCACCGACTCGATCGCCCTGGTCGTCTCCGAGCGGGAGCGGCGCACCGTGCCCGAGCCGTTCGTCGGCCGGATGTTCTCCGATCCGTACTTCGGACGCGTGGTCGCCGGCCTCCTCGAAGTGCTGCGTCCCGCGGGCATCCAGCTGGTCCTGATGCTGGCCGACGACCGTGAGTCCCGCGACCAGCTGCTGTCGTATCTGCGCCACGGGCATGTCGACGGCGTGGTGCTGATCTCGTCGCACGCGGACGATCCCCTGCCCGGACTGCTGCACGGGACACGGCTGCCCGCCGTGCTCGCGGGGCAGCCGCTCAGGCCGACCCCGCTGACCTACGTCGAGGCGGACCAGCGGGCCGGGGCGCAGCTGGCCGCCGACCACCTCGCCTCGCTGGGGCGCCGCCGGATCGGGACGGTGTCCGGCCCGCAGGACATGCCGGCCAGTCAGGCGCGGCTCGCCGGTTTCCTGGACGCGCTCGCGGCGCACGGCATCCGGGACGTGGCGACCGCCGAGGGCGACTTCACCCATGCCGGTGGCGCGGCGGCGATGCGGCGGCTGCTCGCGGACCGTCCGGACCTGGACGCGGTGTTCATCGCGTCGGACCTGATGGCGCTGGGCGCCGTTCCGGTGCTGCTGCGGGCCGGCAAGGACGTTCCCGGGGACGTGGCGCTCGTCGGGTTCGACGACAGCAGCGCGGCGATGGCCTGCGATCCGCCGCTGACCACGGTCCGGCAGCCGGTGGAGGAGATGTCGGCGGAGATGGCCCGGCTGCTGCTCAAGCAGATCGGCAAGCCGGGCGACCCGGCCCCGTCCGTGATCTTCCACCCGACGCTCGTACGGCGGCAGTCCGCCTGA
- a CDS encoding DUF305 domain-containing protein gives MKKAARGTAALLLLLLAAGCAAPADERRPPAPAAASPASGGPASAPPASGAPADPTDAAWVQLMTPMNEQAVALLSLAPARSGDAGIRSWAAGLLASQNGELARLRPLLAHMGLPDTNIHEGHDMPGMVTADDLARARTVEGAAFDRFLVEQMKDHLTQSAQVSRSETGSGTRPDAKRLAAELVKARRTELAALPALAAGSG, from the coding sequence GTGAAGAAGGCGGCCCGCGGCACCGCGGCACTCCTCCTGCTCCTCCTCGCTGCCGGTTGCGCGGCCCCGGCCGACGAGCGCCGTCCACCCGCACCGGCTGCCGCGTCCCCGGCATCCGGCGGTCCGGCCTCCGCTCCCCCGGCCTCCGGTGCGCCCGCCGATCCGACCGACGCCGCCTGGGTGCAGCTGATGACCCCGATGAACGAGCAGGCCGTGGCGCTGCTCTCGCTCGCCCCCGCGCGCTCCGGCGACGCCGGGATACGGAGCTGGGCGGCCGGGCTGCTGGCCTCGCAGAACGGTGAACTCGCCCGGCTGCGACCGCTGCTGGCCCACATGGGGCTGCCGGACACCAATATCCACGAGGGCCACGACATGCCGGGCATGGTGACGGCGGACGACCTCGCACGGGCCCGCACGGTGGAGGGCGCCGCCTTCGACCGGTTCCTGGTGGAGCAGATGAAGGACCATCTGACCCAGTCCGCGCAGGTGTCGCGCTCCGAGACCGGGTCCGGCACCCGGCCGGACGCCAAGCGGCTGGCCGCCGAGCTGGTGAAGGCCCGGCGCACCGAACTCGCCGCGCTCCCGGCTCTGGCCGCCGGCTCGGGCTGA
- a CDS encoding DUF1996 domain-containing protein, translated as MARPPTSPNRSAVLFFRQRRTGEDSHRRTPPPKRYRTAVLAAAALALTFLQASTGSASAGPATAAAPAPKAAADVVRVAEFLAECPYTHRAPDDPIVFPGLPGASHMHSFFGNDSTNGNSDLASLEQARSTCSPDIDLSSYWVPTLYDGDKEVEPTGTTFYYLGEGVRDDVIQRIQPFPRGLRIVAGNAVATGPEDNTISRWSCLHHGEVNPSHDFVNCPADGMLESYLDFPQCWNGTDLDSADHKSHMAYPVGGECPSTHPVPVPKLRQVLRYPVNGDPSRFRLASGPGYTMHGDFFNVWPEAEMAQRVRDCINAIVKCGADGTP; from the coding sequence ATGGCCAGGCCCCCCACTTCCCCGAACAGGAGTGCCGTGCTCTTCTTCCGTCAACGACGTACCGGCGAAGACAGCCACCGCAGAACCCCGCCGCCCAAGCGGTACCGCACGGCGGTGCTCGCCGCCGCCGCGCTCGCCCTCACCTTCCTCCAGGCCAGCACCGGCAGCGCGTCCGCCGGCCCGGCCACCGCCGCGGCGCCCGCCCCCAAGGCGGCCGCCGATGTCGTCCGGGTCGCCGAGTTCCTGGCCGAGTGCCCCTACACCCACCGGGCACCCGACGACCCGATCGTCTTCCCGGGCCTGCCCGGGGCCTCGCACATGCACAGCTTCTTCGGCAACGACTCCACGAACGGCAATTCCGACCTCGCCTCCCTGGAGCAGGCCAGGAGCACGTGTTCACCCGACATCGACCTGTCGTCGTACTGGGTGCCGACCCTGTACGACGGGGACAAGGAGGTCGAACCCACCGGCACGACGTTCTACTACCTGGGTGAGGGCGTCCGGGACGACGTCATCCAGCGCATCCAGCCCTTCCCCCGCGGGCTGCGGATCGTCGCGGGCAACGCCGTGGCGACCGGTCCCGAGGACAACACCATCTCGCGCTGGTCGTGCCTGCACCACGGCGAGGTCAACCCGTCGCACGACTTCGTCAACTGCCCGGCGGACGGGATGCTGGAGTCGTACCTCGACTTCCCGCAGTGCTGGAACGGCACGGACCTCGACTCGGCCGACCACAAGAGCCACATGGCCTACCCGGTCGGCGGCGAGTGCCCCTCGACCCACCCGGTGCCGGTTCCCAAGCTCCGTCAGGTGCTGCGGTACCCGGTCAACGGCGACCCGTCCCGGTTCCGGCTGGCATCCGGTCCCGGATACACGATGCACGGTGACTTCTTCAACGTGTGGCCCGAGGCCGAGATGGCGCAGCGCGTCCGCGACTGCATCAACGCCATCGTGAAGTGCGGGGCCGACGGCACCCCCTGA
- a CDS encoding ABC transporter substrate-binding protein — translation MSVVDRPDSVVGSPTRRTLLRGVGGAGLTVAAGGLLAACGDSEPESGKSSGPVAGSTVTFGSNYSDPATRTAFAALTDSAAGATKTKIKINTVDHNSFQQNITSYLQGTPDDLFTWFAGYRMQYFAAQGLAEPIDDVWEKIGGNFNDVAKKLSTGLDGRKYLVPLYNYPWVVFYSRSLFKKNGYTVPTTWDAYMALCKKMKSDGLIPIAFGDKDGWPALGTFDILNMRLNGYDYHVKLLKHEVPWTDQGVYSVFQHWAEMMPYVQSGANGRVWQDAAKALESRKAGMMFQGTNQVAAQFVSDKADLDDLDFFPFPAINPKWGQDFMDAPTDGFMLSKKAKNSSGAKAVLEYIGTGEAEAEYLKTDQWDVGLAQGVNVPTYNAIQKKSAAEIGKCKAVAQFMDRDADPAMATAMISVIQKFIDDPATSGIAALQKSAENQARAIYT, via the coding sequence ATGTCGGTTGTCGATCGTCCCGATAGTGTTGTCGGCTCCCCGACGCGCAGAACCCTCCTCAGGGGAGTGGGCGGGGCCGGGCTGACCGTCGCCGCCGGAGGGCTGCTCGCGGCCTGCGGTGACTCGGAGCCCGAGTCCGGCAAGTCGTCGGGGCCGGTGGCCGGGAGCACGGTGACCTTCGGGTCCAACTACTCCGATCCGGCGACCAGGACGGCGTTCGCCGCGCTCACCGACTCCGCGGCGGGGGCGACCAAGACGAAGATCAAGATCAACACGGTCGACCACAACTCCTTCCAGCAGAACATCACCAGCTACCTCCAGGGCACCCCGGACGACCTGTTCACCTGGTTCGCCGGATACCGCATGCAGTACTTCGCGGCCCAGGGGCTGGCCGAACCGATCGACGACGTGTGGGAGAAGATCGGCGGCAACTTCAACGACGTCGCCAAGAAGCTCTCCACGGGGCTGGACGGCCGCAAGTACCTGGTGCCGCTCTACAACTATCCGTGGGTCGTCTTCTACAGCAGGAGCCTGTTCAAGAAGAACGGCTACACCGTGCCCACCACGTGGGACGCGTACATGGCGCTCTGCAAGAAGATGAAGTCCGACGGGCTGATCCCGATCGCCTTCGGAGACAAGGACGGCTGGCCGGCGCTCGGCACGTTCGACATCCTCAACATGCGGCTCAACGGCTACGACTACCACGTCAAACTGTTGAAGCACGAAGTCCCGTGGACCGACCAGGGCGTGTACAGCGTCTTCCAGCACTGGGCCGAGATGATGCCCTACGTGCAGAGCGGAGCGAACGGCCGGGTCTGGCAGGACGCGGCCAAGGCGCTGGAGTCCAGGAAGGCCGGGATGATGTTCCAGGGCACCAACCAGGTGGCCGCCCAGTTCGTCAGCGACAAGGCGGATCTGGACGACCTGGACTTCTTTCCCTTCCCCGCGATCAACCCGAAGTGGGGCCAGGACTTCATGGACGCCCCCACCGACGGCTTCATGCTGAGCAAGAAGGCGAAGAACTCCTCCGGGGCGAAGGCCGTCCTGGAATACATCGGCACGGGTGAGGCCGAGGCGGAGTACCTCAAGACCGACCAGTGGGACGTCGGTCTGGCCCAGGGCGTGAACGTGCCGACGTACAACGCCATTCAGAAGAAGTCGGCCGCCGAGATCGGCAAGTGCAAGGCCGTCGCGCAGTTCATGGACCGGGACGCGGACCCGGCCATGGCCACCGCGATGATCTCCGTCATCCAGAAGTTCATCGACGACCCCGCCACCAGCGGGATAGCGGCGCTGCAGAAGAGCGCGGAGAACCAGGCGAGGGCGATCTACACCTGA
- a CDS encoding carbohydrate ABC transporter permease: MSPLTRTRRVAPPAGDPAGAGRRRRRIRHMTTVDRVVVAVLLGIPLLLSLAFIWIPALTTVLLSFTRWNGVGGLHAKACDPALPSILNNGCVNGVQNYHQAATNYPQFWPAVQHNFIWLGVFVAIATPLGMLFAVLLDRNIRGSRMYQSALFLPVMLSLALIGIIWEFVYSQDYGLINTVIGRDGGSDAIDWLGDPDLNLWAVLLEATWRQAGYVMILYLAGLKAVDPTLREAALIDGANGRQTFWRVIFPVMRPINIVIMVITVIESLRAFDLVYITNKGINGLELLSVLVTSNIVGETQRVGFGSALGVVLLLISLVPISVFLHQTFRREEKQ; the protein is encoded by the coding sequence ATGAGTCCCCTCACCCGGACGCGCCGGGTGGCCCCACCGGCCGGAGACCCGGCCGGTGCCGGCCGCCGGAGACGGCGCATACGACACATGACCACCGTTGACCGTGTCGTCGTCGCCGTGCTGCTCGGCATCCCGCTGCTGCTCAGCCTGGCCTTCATATGGATCCCGGCGCTCACCACCGTCCTGCTGTCGTTCACCCGCTGGAACGGCGTCGGGGGCCTGCACGCCAAGGCCTGTGACCCCGCCCTGCCGTCGATCCTCAACAACGGCTGTGTGAACGGCGTCCAGAACTACCACCAGGCCGCCACGAACTACCCCCAGTTCTGGCCGGCGGTGCAGCACAACTTCATCTGGCTCGGCGTCTTCGTCGCGATCGCCACCCCGCTCGGCATGCTGTTCGCCGTCCTCCTGGACCGGAACATCCGGGGCAGCCGCATGTACCAGAGCGCGTTGTTCCTGCCCGTCATGCTCTCGCTGGCCCTGATCGGCATCATCTGGGAGTTCGTGTACTCCCAGGACTACGGACTGATCAACACCGTCATCGGCCGCGACGGGGGCAGCGACGCCATCGACTGGCTCGGCGATCCGGACCTGAACCTGTGGGCCGTCCTGCTGGAGGCCACCTGGCGGCAGGCCGGATACGTGATGATCCTGTACCTGGCGGGCCTCAAGGCGGTCGACCCGACGCTGCGGGAAGCCGCCCTGATCGACGGTGCCAACGGCCGGCAGACGTTCTGGCGGGTGATCTTCCCCGTGATGAGGCCGATCAACATCGTCATCATGGTCATCACCGTCATCGAGTCGCTCCGCGCCTTCGACCTCGTCTACATCACCAACAAGGGCATCAACGGCCTGGAGCTGCTGTCGGTCCTGGTGACCTCCAACATCGTCGGCGAGACCCAGCGGGTCGGCTTCGGGTCCGCACTCGGCGTCGTACTCCTGCTGATCTCGCTCGTGCCGATCAGCGTCTTCCTCCACCAGACCTTCCGCCGGGAGGAAAAACAGTGA
- a CDS encoding carbohydrate ABC transporter permease encodes MSSPTLPSTAPTGGGRRPRPRGQVLSQVFLIAASVLWLLPLLFALYVAVRPYSDTRKYGYVSLPHELTLSNFTDAWSQSNMGGFFWNSILITVPAVVIALALASGAAFVLTRVNIKVNVALLILFTAGNLLPQQVIITPLFRMYLKIPLPSFLADSGLMYNSLFGLVVINVAFQLGFCVFVLSNYMKSIPAEMYEAALVDGAGMWTRFWSLTVPLCRPALAALATLLTTWIYNDFFWAITLMSSGDKRPVTSALANLQGQFVTNQNLIAAGALIAAIPTLVVYLLLQKQFIAGLSLGSSKG; translated from the coding sequence GTGAGCTCCCCGACCCTGCCGAGCACGGCGCCGACGGGCGGCGGGCGCAGACCGCGCCCACGGGGCCAGGTCCTCTCCCAGGTCTTCCTCATCGCCGCCTCGGTGCTGTGGCTGCTGCCGCTCCTGTTCGCGCTCTACGTCGCGGTCCGCCCGTACTCGGACACCCGCAAGTACGGCTACGTCTCACTGCCGCACGAACTGACACTGAGCAACTTCACCGACGCCTGGTCCCAGTCGAACATGGGCGGGTTCTTCTGGAACTCGATCCTGATCACCGTGCCGGCGGTCGTCATCGCGCTCGCACTGGCCTCTGGGGCCGCCTTCGTCCTCACCCGGGTGAACATCAAGGTCAACGTGGCCCTGCTCATCCTGTTCACCGCCGGAAATCTGCTGCCCCAGCAGGTGATCATCACCCCGCTGTTCCGGATGTACCTGAAGATCCCGCTGCCGTCCTTTCTCGCCGACAGCGGCCTCATGTACAACTCGCTCTTCGGGCTGGTCGTCATCAACGTGGCCTTCCAGCTGGGCTTCTGCGTCTTCGTGCTGAGCAACTACATGAAGTCGATCCCCGCCGAGATGTACGAAGCGGCACTGGTGGACGGGGCGGGCATGTGGACCCGCTTCTGGTCCCTCACGGTTCCGTTGTGCCGACCGGCCCTCGCCGCCCTGGCCACCCTGCTGACGACCTGGATCTACAACGACTTCTTCTGGGCCATCACGCTCATGTCGTCCGGCGACAAGCGGCCGGTGACCTCGGCGCTGGCCAACCTGCAAGGGCAGTTCGTGACCAACCAGAACCTGATCGCGGCCGGTGCCCTGATCGCCGCGATCCCCACCCTGGTGGTGTACCTCCTGCTCCAGAAGCAGTTCATAGCGGGGCTCTCCCTCGGATCGAGCAAGGGGTGA
- a CDS encoding rod shape-determining protein, whose product MRSLRDGRRHDRSVHRHYRGATRGLALDLGSSRTRAWIPGQGVVADTVSGDGGEYGHGRPVRRGRIVDPESCGRMLARIADRTLGHDRDDTVIVLSHPVLAGPGHRTAAREMLRALGPSDVIVLDSARAAAAYAGPQDNGPLLVVDIGAELTEATLLVGGLVRDARQAETGLSDLGPGEAPAAVVRAVLDMVMAMWRQDRHGALLGALRRGPLLAGGGALRPDVTSGIAVRLGVPVRLADDPATTVVRGAGLVLSSVLRRHAAAPALPGRSG is encoded by the coding sequence ATGCGTTCTCTGCGCGACGGACGGCGGCACGACCGCTCCGTTCACCGGCACTACCGGGGCGCCACCCGGGGCCTCGCGCTCGACCTCGGCAGCTCCCGCACCCGCGCCTGGATTCCCGGACAGGGCGTCGTCGCGGACACCGTGAGCGGCGACGGCGGTGAGTACGGCCACGGCCGGCCCGTCCGGCGCGGGCGGATCGTGGACCCGGAGTCGTGCGGCCGCATGCTGGCCCGCATCGCCGACCGGACCCTCGGGCACGACCGCGACGACACGGTGATCGTCCTCAGCCATCCCGTCCTCGCCGGCCCCGGCCACCGCACCGCCGCCCGGGAGATGCTCCGCGCGCTCGGCCCCTCGGACGTCATCGTCCTGGACAGCGCCAGGGCGGCCGCCGCGTACGCCGGACCGCAGGACAACGGCCCGCTCCTCGTCGTGGACATCGGCGCCGAGCTGACCGAGGCGACCCTGCTCGTCGGCGGCCTGGTGCGCGACGCGCGTCAGGCCGAGACCGGGCTCAGCGACCTGGGACCCGGTGAGGCGCCCGCCGCCGTCGTGCGCGCCGTGCTGGACATGGTCATGGCGATGTGGCGGCAGGACCGGCACGGCGCGCTGCTCGGGGCCCTGCGCCGGGGTCCGCTGCTCGCGGGGGGCGGGGCGCTGCGCCCGGACGTCACCAGCGGGATAGCGGTCCGCCTCGGCGTCCCGGTCCGGCTCGCCGACGACCCGGCGACCACGGTCGTGCGCGGCGCCGGACTGGTCCTCAGCTCGGTGCTCCGCCGCCACGCCGCCGCACCGGCCCTGCCCGGCCGATCCGGGTGA